A window of Emcibacter sp. SYSU 3D8 genomic DNA:
AAGATGTTCATGTGGACCGACGAGGCACCCGAGAAGCCGGCGCCCGAGCGGCTGATGGCATGCATCATCAGCGCCGCCTCGGTGACGCCGAGGCCCGCGCCGCCCACCTCCTCGGGCATGGCGATGCCCAGCCAGCCGCCCCCGATCACCGCCCGCACGAATTCCTCGGGGAATTGCGCGTCGGTGTCGCGGGCCAGCCAGTAGGCATCATCGAACGGCACGCACAGCGTCTCGATGGCGCGGCGGACGGCTGCCTGCTCCTGTGTCAGCACGAAATCCACAGCCGCCCCTCCCTTCTGTTGACCTAGGCCGCGTAGTTCGGCTTGCGCTTCTCCAGGAACGACTTGATGCCCTCGGACACGTCGCCGTTGGAGACGGCGAGGATCTGGTTGCGGTCCTCCATGGCAATGGCGCTGTTCAGGTCGTTGCCGTCCACATTGGCCCAGAAGCATTCCTTGGTCATGCGCAGGCCCATGGGCGCGGTGGCGATCATGTCGTCGGCCAGCGACTTGCCGGCGGCGACCAGCTGGTCCGCGGGCACCACGTCCGACACGAGGCCGGTGCGCAGGGCGCGGTCGGCATCGATGAAGCGGCCGGTCATGAGCAGCTCGGCCGCTACCGACGTGCCGACGAGGCGCGGCAAGTGGTAGGACGCGCCCATTTCGCAGCCCGACAGGCCGATCTTGATGAAGGCGCAGTTCATCTTGGTGCCTTCGGCGGCGATGCGGACATCGCAGCCCAGCGCGATCGAGAAGCCGCCACCGGCCGCATAGCCATGCAGCAGGCCGATGATCGGCTGCGGGCAGCGGCGCATGCGCATGATGATGCCCGAGAAGTTGCGCTGGCTCTTCATGCCGGTATTGGTGGTGCTGTCGAGCGGCCGTTCCGGATCCTTCATGTCGAGACCGGCGCAGAAGGCGCGTCCCGCGCCCTTCAGCACCACGACGCGGACATCGTAATTGGTCTCCAGGCTGCCGAAATAATGGTTCAGCTCGCGCACGAACTCACGGCTCAGCGCGTTGAGATTGTCCGGACGGTTGAAGGTTACCCAATCGACCGCGCCGTCCTTCTCGATGATCATGTTCTTGTATTCCATGGCTCTTCCCTCTCACTTTCCCTGATAGATTCAAATCGCTTGCACGCCGTCCTTCGCCTCTTTGAGCAGCTTGAGATGGGCGGCGACATCGGTGTTCAGCCCGATCATGGCGGTGCCGATGGCCAGGTGTGTGGCGCCGGCGTCTTTCCACATGGCCGCGCCCTTGAGCACCTGGTCCATGGTGGCGGCAGGCTTGTCGCGGAAGGCATTCTGGAAACCGGTCATGGCCTCCAGCCCGATCTTCGCGGGATCCCGCCCGGCTTTCTCGGCGGCCTTGTGCATGATCTCGAACTGGGGCTTCAGCTGCTCGGGCGTGCCGATGGGAATCCAGCCGTCGCCGATGCGGCCAACCCGGTCGGCGACCGCGTCCGACATGCCGCCGAACCAGATCGGGATCGGCTTTTGCACCGAGTTGGGATTGAGGCCCTGCTCGGCCATTTCATGGAACTGGCCCTTGAATTCGGTGGTCCGGTTCATCCACAGCGCCCGCATGATGGCAATCTGCTCCTCGGACCGCTTGCCGCGATTGTGCCAGTCCATGCCCAGCGCCGTGTACTCGCTGGCCTGCCAGCCGACGCCGATGCCCAGCCGCAAGCGTCCCTGCGATAGCACGTCCACCTCGGCGGCCTGCTTGGCGACCAGCACCGCCTGGCGCTGCGGCAGGATCAGGATGCCGGTGGCAAGGCCGACCTTCCTGGTGCAGGCGGCGATGAAGCCGTAGAGCACGAACGGCTCGTGAAACGCATCATCCAGCTTGTAGGGCGCGAACACGTTCGGATCACCCTTGGGATCGACGCCGAGCACATGATCGGTGGTGGTGATGTAGTCGAAACCCAGTTCTTCCGCGCCCTGGGCAAAGTCCCTGATGGCGCCCGGATCGTTCCCGATCTCGACGCTCGGAAAACTTGCTCCGATCAGCATGGCATCCTCCCCAAAATGACTTTCTCTCTTCCCCGAGGCCGCTACTATAGCCAACACAATCACGAATGCATGCCGGATTCAGCGGCGGGGAGATGCACATGGCCGAGTTCGAGACCGAGGTGGTAACACCCGATGGCAGGATGGGCAGCTTCGTCGCCCACCCCGACGGCGACGGCCCGTTCCCGGCCGTGATCCTGTATATGGACGCGCCCGGCATCCGCGAGGAACTGCGGGATTTTGCCCGGCGGCTGGCCGCGCAGGGCTATTTCTGCCTGCTGCCCGATATGTACTATCGCAACGGCGTGCTGCGCTTCGATTTCTCCATGGACCGCGACAACGCGTTCAAGCTGGTTATGGCGACCATGGCCACGCTGAACGTCGAGCGGGTGATGCGCGACACTCAAGGAATGCTGGATTATCTGGACGCCCATCCCGCCGCCAAGGCGCCCTATGGCTGCGTGGGCTATTGCATGAGCGGCCAGTATGTGGTGGCCGCGGCGGGCACCTTCCCGGACAAGATCGTGGCGACCGCCTCGCTCTACGGGGTCGGCATCGTCACCGACAAGGCAGACTCGCCGCACCTGCTGGTGCCCAACATCAAGGGCGAGATCTATCTCGGCTTCGCCGAGCATGATTCATGGGTGTCCGACGACGTCATTCCGGCGGTGACCCAGGCGCTGGAAGATCACGGCGTGACCTACGAATGCGAAATCCACCCGGAAACCGAGCACGGCTTCTGCTTCCCGCAGCGCCCTGCCTACGCGAAGGACCGCGCCGAAATCGCCTGGCAGAAAATGTCTGAGATGTTCGAGAGGCGGCTGAAGACCTAGCGGGTCGGGCAAACATCGCCCCACGTCCTCCCCCCGCTGTTTAGCACAAGATTGGCGTCGACAAAGTCCGACAGGTGTACTTCAATCACCTAGAGGACAGGAGGCCAATACATGAAGCGGATGAGACTGACGACGCTTGTCGCATTTGCGGCAATGACGTTGCTAGCGGCGTGCGCCACTGAACCGCCCAGGCAGCAAACCGGTGCAGACGCGACCGTGATCAACCGAACCGGGCGGGCCATAGCGTCGATTAGCTATCAGCCTTGTGGCGCAGCGGCGAATGCGTGGATGCAGTTGCCCATGCCAGCCATCCCGCCGCAGACGAGCGCGCCATTCCGGCTGCCCGAAGCCTGCACAAATCTTCGCGCGCACTTCGCAGATGGCCAACTCGCCGGCATGCATACCGGCGTGAAATGGAATTTTCCCTTCACCTGGGTCGTGTCCTAGTCAACGCTCCGGACGGCCTTGACCGACTACGCCCGAATGCGTGATATCATAACGCTATTATTTACAGGGGTTTAACATGACCTATTACAGAAACTGTCTGGTCATGGCGCTCGCAGCGGTAACCCTCGCCGCATGCAGCAGCGGACCGTCCTACACCTATTACCGGGTAAGTTCCCGGTACATGGCTAGCGCGCAGGGAGAGCAGGCGCCCGAAATCATCCCCACTCCGGCCTATACCCAATTCACGGGTTCGGCGCGAACAGTCGCCGTGCGCGCGCCGGATCGTTGCAGTAACGCAACCACCAACCAGGCGACCGGCAATGCTGCATCGGCCGGGACCATTTTGCAGACGAATTGCGGCGTAGAGATGGGCGAGATCGAGCGTGCCCTGACGCGGGCCGGTTACAACGTGATCTCATGGAACGTCCTCGACCGCGAAATGGCTGGCAACAAATCGCCGGTCGAAATCGCCAGCAAGCTGGGCGCCCAGGTCCTGTTCCAGATCAATTCATTGGAAAACTCGCGCAAGACGCTGGGCCAGGATGCTTTGTGGGAGCGAAGCTACTATATGAGCAGCCCCTCCGGCGCCATCGGCCAGCCTCTGTCCCTGGCGCCCGCACAACGCAACCTTGTGGCAAAGAACTACCTGACGGCGATCGAGGCGCAGAGCATTCCCCGGGCCTATGCGGTAACGCTCGATGCGGTTGCCGTCTGGGTACAGACGGGCCAGTCCATCTGGTACTATCGCTGGACCCATTCGCGGGCGCCCGAAGACGCGGCGTCGGGATATAACGTGCTTCTGACCTGCCTGGACGGTGTCTTGAGCCAGTGCCAGACGAACCAGATCCGACGCGCCGTCGCGCAGGCGCCCGGACAGGCAGCGGCCGGTGAAACCGTCGCTGTCAGTATTTCCGAACGGCCCGAGGACGCCGAGCGCGCTATTTTCTCGGAGCTCTACAAGGAGGTGGTCTCCGACTTCGTCACGTCATTCGCAAGGAACAAGTCGAATGCCCGTCCCGCGCCTGCTCCGGCACCCATTCCCAGGTCAGGCCCTGCTCCCGCCCCGAGCCTGCAGAACTGGTGATCATGGAAAGCGGCAGACTTAGACTGGGCCTGCGCGCGAGTACTGCCTGCGTGGCCTTGGGCCTTGCCCTGTGCATCCAAGGAGCTAATGCCCAGCCCTACGCGACCGGAGCCGAGTCATTCCAGCAGGGACGCGACCTGATCGAAGGCGGACGCCCGGGTGAAGCAATTCCGTTCCTGCAACAAGCTGTACAGGCAGCGCCTGGCGATCCCGACGCCCATTATGCCCTCGCCGAAGCCTATTATCGCAGCGGCGACCTGATGAGCGCGCTGACAACTCTCCGGGCCGCGCAGGTCCGGTCAATCGATCCGTCGTTTCGGCAGAATGTCGAGGCAAAAGCGCAGGCTATCGAGACCATGCTCGCCGAAAAGCGCCTCTCATCAACGCGATTGGCACCGACGGACCGCACTGCGGAACCACTGCCCCTGCGAACGCCGGTTTCCGGGTCCGCGCCGCCGGCGGCAAATCCTGCCGCGACGATTTCCGGTTCGGATTTCGATGCCGCCGGCGCAGCCTTGCAGTCCGGTGACCTGGATACGGCACACATCCTGGCGCTGACCGGCTTAAGGACCGATCCTCGCAGCGCTCGAGGCAGCTATCTGTTGGCCGAAGTACTCGTGGGCAAGAAGGATCTTGCGGGCGCGCGCAAGGCGTATGGAGATGCCCTTAGCGGAACGAACCTGCCGGCTTCCCGCAAGGACGAAATCGAACATAAGCTGTTGCGGCTGGAGATTGCGATGGAGCCGGGGCTCGATGGCGATCCAACCCCATCGCCCGTCACGACGCCGGATCGCCTTTCCTCGCCCGTGTCACCAGCGCGGACGGCTCAGGATGGCACCGAGAACAACGCCTATCGTTCGCCGGTCAATGCCGCCGCCATGCAAGCCGCATCCGGAAATGTACCGGGCGCAATCGACGAACTTCGTCGTTATCTGGCAGGCAATCCTTCAGACGCGTCGGCCCGGGTAGCTCTTGCCCGCTATCTGATCGATTCGGGCGACAGTTCATCGGCGCTGGAAGAGCTGGGCAAGGTGATCGCCATCACGCCGGCGAATGACACCGCCCGCGACATGCGAATTTCCATCCTGATGGCTAACGGCGATTATGGCGCCGCGCTGGCCGACCTGGACGCGATCGTCGTTGCCGGCCGCGCGACCGCGACAACCTTCCTCAACAGAGGCGTGTCAAATCAGCAATTGGGCGAACGGACTCTCGCGCTACAGGATTACGATCAGGCAATAGCCATGGATCCGTCGAATACAGGCGTCTTCATCAACAAGGCAAGCGTGCTGATGGAAATGCGTCAGGATCAGGCCGCCATCGACACACTGAGCATGGCGATCGCGCGGGACGGCAGTTCTCTCAAGGCTGTCCTCTATCGCGGCATGGCCTATTTCAATCTAGGTCGCTTCGTGCCCGCCGCTGAAGATTTCGGCAGAGCGCTGGCGCTCGATCCCGGCAATTCCCAAGCATCCATGTACCGGGAAAAGGCGCTGAACGCTGTAAATGAACGCGTGAAGGCCGGAAGGCCGCCAGTCGCGCCCTGAAATAGTCAGCGGTCGATTTGACCTGCCATATTTCCTGGATACGGATGACCGCAGCCATCCGTGACGGCTTATCGACGTCCCATCACACCGACGAGCAGATCATCACCGGAATATCCCGGTCGGTGCGCCGCTGATAGGCGCCGTAGCTGGAGAAATTGGCGACGATGGCGGGCCACAGAGCCTCCTTCTCGTCGGTTGAGGCCTGGCGGCAGTGCATCCTGCGCTTCACCTGGCCGACCTGGATTTCCACATCGGGATGGGCCACCAGATTGTAGTACCAGAGCGGATTTTGCGGCGCGCCGCCAAGCGAGGCGACGAGGACAACGTCCTGTCCAATCGGGTTGTACATCAGCGGAATCGTTCGCGTTTTTCCGGTCTTCGCCCCGGTCATAGTGACGAGGCAGATCGGCGTGCCGTACATGCTGTTCATCAGCCGCCCGCCCGATAGCCGATAAACGAATACGTTGAGCCGCGTGAACAGGCGCATCGGGCCCTTGCTCATCACCGGCGCGACCTTAGGCTGGCTCATTCCTGTCTCCCTGCGACGCCGGAAACGACGCTGGCAGGCATGCCCGCCGCCGTCAAGAACGATGCCGGGAGGAAAGAATCCTTGCCCCGAAAGCCTCGGCTTCGTAGGGTCAGGGCGACCCTTATTGACGCCCGGCCGGATGCCGGGCGTTTGTCTTTGTAGAAGGAGCGCCTCATGGCCACCGCGAAACCCGGCGATACCGTCCAGATCCATTATACCGGCACCCTCGATGACGGCAGCCAGTTCGACAGTTCGTCGGGACGTGAGCCGCTGGAGTTCACCCTGGGTTCCGGCCAGGTCATCCCCGGCTTCGACGCCGCGGTCACCGGCCTGTCCGAGGGCGAAAGGCGCACCGTCCGGATCGAGCCCGAAGACGCCTATGGCGAAGTCGACGAGCGCCTGGTCCAGCAGATCGAGCGGGCGCGTCTCCCTGACCACATCCAGGTTGAAAAAGGCCTTCAGCTCCAGGCGGGACGCGAGGGCTCGCAGCCCATGGTCGTGACCGTCGTCGACTTCGACGATGCCACCGTGACCCTCGACGGCAACCACGAACTGGCCGGCAAGGCGCTGACCTTCGCCGTCGAGCTGGTCAAGATCGTCTAGGCTCCGGACTCACCGACGAACACGCAGCCCGGCCGGCGCGGGCGGGCTGCACCGCCTTCCTCTCGACAACGTGTGAGGCAACAGGGTGGAATCGCGTCACCGGCAACTTTTCTTTAAGTGCTGGTGCGTTAAGTTCATGGAATGAAAACTTTCCGTGCCGCCTCCCCGTTCATTGCCGCCGTCCTTTTCCTCAGCATATCGCTACCGGCATTCGCCGCCGCCGGCGATACCGCGAATGCCCTGCGCGCGCTTGCGCCGTCACTGACCGAGGGCCGCAGCGCAAGGATCGGCGACGCCCCGCTGACGCAGCCCGCCCTGCTGGCAGCGCTTTATGCCCAGCGTGACTACAAGCCGCTGTGGCAATCCAGCGACGACCTGCGGGCGCTGACCGGCGCCATCGCCGGCGTGACCGCGGACGGACTGATACCCGAGGATTATCACCTGACGGCGCTGACCGCGTTGATCGGCACCACGGACCAGCGCAATCCCGAACAGGCCGCGCGGCTCGACCTGCTGGCGACAGACGCGCTCGCGCGCCTTGCCATCCATCTGCATTACGGCAAGACCGACCCCCGCGCGTTCGATCGCAACTGGAACATCAGCGCGCCCATCGCACCCGGCGATTTCCTCGAACTGGTCTCAGGGGTGACGGCACAACCCGACATGGTGGCCGCGGCCAGGGGCCTGGCGCCCCATCACTGGTTCTACGGCCAGCTCAAGAAGGCGCTTTCGGCGCAGCGCGCCCACGTCGCCAAAGGTGGCTGGCCCACCACCGAATCCGGCGAGACGCTCAAACCCGGCATGACCGATCCGAGGGTAGCGGCGTTACGCACCCGGCTCGCGGCATCGGGCGAGTACACCGCTCCCGCACCCGCCGACCCCGACCTGTACGACGACGGCCTCGTCACGGCGGTCAAGCGATTCCAGGAACTGCACGGCCTCGACACGGACGGCGCGGTGGGCAAGCGCACCATCAGCGAACTCAACGTCACAGCGCAGGAGCGGGTCGATCAGGTCAGAGTGAATCTGGAGCGCGCCCGCTGGGTGATGAACCAGATCGGCGACGAATTCGTCATCGTGAACATTTCCGGCTTTCATCTCTATGTGATCAAGGATGGCGTGCCGGTTTGGGACAGCCGCGTGGTCGTCGGGCGCACTTACAGACAGACCGAGATGTTCAAGTCCAACATGCGAACGGTGGTGCTCAACCCCACCTGGACCGTCCCGCCAACCATCCTCAAGCAGGACCTGCTTCCCAAAATCGCCCGGGACCCGTCCTATCTCGCCTCGCGCAACATGCGGGTGGTGGACGGCAGCGGCGCCAGGGTCGATCCGTCGACCATAGACTGGCAGCAGGCAAGGCGGCGGTTTCCATACAGCCTCGTGCAGGGGCCGGGACCGGATAACGCGCTGGGCCGGGTGAAATTCCTGTTCCCCAACGAATATGCCATCTATCTGCACGACACGCCTCACCGCGAGATATTCAGCCGCGCCGACCGGGCCGCCAGTTCGGGCTGCATCCGGCTCGAGAACCCGATGGAACTCGCCTATTACCTGCTGGCCGGCGACGAGGACTGGCCGCGCGAGCGCATCGACGCCGTGCTGGCGGCTGGTAAACTCCAGAACATCGTGCTCAAGCAGCGGCTGCCCATCGTCATCATGTACTGGACCGCCCAGCTCGACCGCGACGGGACCATGCGTTTCTTCCCCGATTTGTACGACCGCGACCCGCCCGTCTTGCGGGCACTGGGCACCGAACCCAAGGCCTGATCAGGAGGTCAGGAGCCATGACGGGATTTTACCAGCAGGATCTGGGCTCCAGTTCCGAGGCGACGGCCCGCTTCGGTGAATTCGGCTTTTCTACCGGCCGCGCCGCGTTCGTGGCACGCAAGGGTGCCGGCTAGTGGGAACCGGCCCGCACCCGGGGACGTTTCTCAGGTACAATCAACAGCCCCCTGAGAGGACGCCTTGAGAGCTTTCTCGAGACACCCGACCCTTGCCAACGCGCTGGCCGACTTCATCCGTGACGAGAACTTCCCCTGTGTCGGCGCCAAATCCGCGCTGGCGCGGGCGCAAATCACCGTGGTTGAGGCAGGCGACCTGCGAGACGATTCGTCCGATCAGGCGATCCTGCGCACGCTCTATCATTTCATCGCCCGCTACAGGGCTGATTCATCCCTGTTCAGCAGCTTCGCCGTGGCTTTCGAAGGCCCCGGCGATCTGGATGAAGTACAATTCGAGGAAGTCCTGTGGCAGCGGCTTGCCGCGCTCCACCAGGTGGATTCGCTGTGCTACGACTGGAGCCCGGAAGTGAGCCCTGATCCGGTATCGCCGCGTTTCGGGTTCAGCCTTGGCGGCATGGCTTTCTTCATCGTCGGCCTGCATCCCAATGCCAGCCGGACGGCGCGGCGCTTTGCCCATCCGGCCTTCATCTTCAATCCGCACGAGCAGTTCGAGATCCTGCGCGCCGATGGCCGTTACCAACGGCTGAAGGATGTTACCGTCACTCGCGACAGCGCGCTCGACGGCTTCCCCAACCCGATGCTGGCTGAACATGGTAGCAAGAGCGAAGCGCCGCAATACAGCGGCCGTGAGGTGGGACCGGACTGGCGCTGCCCGTTCCGGCCCGTGTGAGGACGCCATGATCAACGTTATACCGCCGCGCTCGGGCACGGCATTCGAACTCCGGGCAGGCGAGCGCCTGAAAATCATCGACCCGAACGGCGAACAGGTCTCGGACCTTGTGGCCTTCAACCGCCATGATACCGCCGAGGCCATTTCGAATGGCCGCACATTCGATTATCTCAACAAGATATTCATCGGCGCCGGCGATCCCGTCTATTCCAACCGCAGCCGTATCCTGTTCGACATCCTCGAGGACACGGTCGGACGTCACGATTTCTTGCTGACGCCCTGCTCGGCAGACACGTTCCGCATCATCTACGGCCACGACCATCCGCACCGCGGCTGCCTCGGCAATCTCGCCGAAGCATTGAATCCCTACGGCGTCGAGACCGACCGCATTCCCACGGCGTTCAACGTGTTCATGAACGTTCCCATCGACGGGCAGACAGGAGCACTCAGCGTCGAGCCACCCCTGAGCCGCCCCGGCGACCACATCCTGATCGAGGCCCGCATGGACCTGCTGGTCGGGATGACCGCATGCTCGGCGGAACAGTCCAACAACTACGCTTTCAAGCCGATCCACTACGAAATCCTGCCCGCCGTCTAGCGGCGCAACAAGGACCATTGTGTGATTGCCAGCGCCACCACGGACAGCTTCGACCAGGTGCTGGAGGCCGCCGCCCTGTTCGTCGCGCCGTTCCTGCACGAAAGCCTCGCTTTTGTCGGCGGCGCGTTCCTGGTCCATAGCGGGCGCATGAATGTTGGACTGTGCTTCTCGGTGCTGCTGGCGGGCGTGATCGCCAGCGACCTGGGGATCTACGGCCTGGGCCGAATCGCGCGCCGGCATCCCCGGATCGCCGCATGGCTGCCGGCCCGCTCCGGCCCCGGCGCGATGCTCGACCGTAATCTGGTCTGGCTGATTCCGGTGTGCCGGTTCGTCCCGGGCCTGCTGTTCACAACCTTTGCCAGCTGCGGCCTGCTCGGCCTGAATTTCCGGCGCTTTGCCGTCATCACCGTGCTGAC
This region includes:
- the gntA gene encoding guanitoxin biosynthesis heme-dependent pre-guanitoxin N-hydroxylase GntA, encoding MRAFSRHPTLANALADFIRDENFPCVGAKSALARAQITVVEAGDLRDDSSDQAILRTLYHFIARYRADSSLFSSFAVAFEGPGDLDEVQFEEVLWQRLAALHQVDSLCYDWSPEVSPDPVSPRFGFSLGGMAFFIVGLHPNASRTARRFAHPAFIFNPHEQFEILRADGRYQRLKDVTVTRDSALDGFPNPMLAEHGSKSEAPQYSGREVGPDWRCPFRPV
- a CDS encoding dienelactone hydrolase family protein — its product is MAEFETEVVTPDGRMGSFVAHPDGDGPFPAVILYMDAPGIREELRDFARRLAAQGYFCLLPDMYYRNGVLRFDFSMDRDNAFKLVMATMATLNVERVMRDTQGMLDYLDAHPAAKAPYGCVGYCMSGQYVVAAAGTFPDKIVATASLYGVGIVTDKADSPHLLVPNIKGEIYLGFAEHDSWVSDDVIPAVTQALEDHGVTYECEIHPETEHGFCFPQRPAYAKDRAEIAWQKMSEMFERRLKT
- a CDS encoding LLM class F420-dependent oxidoreductase, whose protein sequence is MLIGASFPSVEIGNDPGAIRDFAQGAEELGFDYITTTDHVLGVDPKGDPNVFAPYKLDDAFHEPFVLYGFIAACTRKVGLATGILILPQRQAVLVAKQAAEVDVLSQGRLRLGIGVGWQASEYTALGMDWHNRGKRSEEQIAIMRALWMNRTTEFKGQFHEMAEQGLNPNSVQKPIPIWFGGMSDAVADRVGRIGDGWIPIGTPEQLKPQFEIMHKAAEKAGRDPAKIGLEAMTGFQNAFRDKPAATMDQVLKGAAMWKDAGATHLAIGTAMIGLNTDVAAHLKLLKEAKDGVQAI
- a CDS encoding L,D-transpeptidase family protein — encoded protein: MKTFRAASPFIAAVLFLSISLPAFAAAGDTANALRALAPSLTEGRSARIGDAPLTQPALLAALYAQRDYKPLWQSSDDLRALTGAIAGVTADGLIPEDYHLTALTALIGTTDQRNPEQAARLDLLATDALARLAIHLHYGKTDPRAFDRNWNISAPIAPGDFLELVSGVTAQPDMVAAARGLAPHHWFYGQLKKALSAQRAHVAKGGWPTTESGETLKPGMTDPRVAALRTRLAASGEYTAPAPADPDLYDDGLVTAVKRFQELHGLDTDGAVGKRTISELNVTAQERVDQVRVNLERARWVMNQIGDEFVIVNISGFHLYVIKDGVPVWDSRVVVGRTYRQTEMFKSNMRTVVLNPTWTVPPTILKQDLLPKIARDPSYLASRNMRVVDGSGARVDPSTIDWQQARRRFPYSLVQGPGPDNALGRVKFLFPNEYAIYLHDTPHREIFSRADRAASSGCIRLENPMELAYYLLAGDEDWPRERIDAVLAAGKLQNIVLKQRLPIVIMYWTAQLDRDGTMRFFPDLYDRDPPVLRALGTEPKA
- a CDS encoding urea carboxylase-associated family protein gives rise to the protein MINVIPPRSGTAFELRAGERLKIIDPNGEQVSDLVAFNRHDTAEAISNGRTFDYLNKIFIGAGDPVYSNRSRILFDILEDTVGRHDFLLTPCSADTFRIIYGHDHPHRGCLGNLAEALNPYGVETDRIPTAFNVFMNVPIDGQTGALSVEPPLSRPGDHILIEARMDLLVGMTACSAEQSNNYAFKPIHYEILPAV
- a CDS encoding nitroreductase family deazaflavin-dependent oxidoreductase codes for the protein MSQPKVAPVMSKGPMRLFTRLNVFVYRLSGGRLMNSMYGTPICLVTMTGAKTGKTRTIPLMYNPIGQDVVLVASLGGAPQNPLWYYNLVAHPDVEIQVGQVKRRMHCRQASTDEKEALWPAIVANFSSYGAYQRRTDRDIPVMICSSV
- a CDS encoding peptidylprolyl isomerase, which encodes MATAKPGDTVQIHYTGTLDDGSQFDSSSGREPLEFTLGSGQVIPGFDAAVTGLSEGERRTVRIEPEDAYGEVDERLVQQIERARLPDHIQVEKGLQLQAGREGSQPMVVTVVDFDDATVTLDGNHELAGKALTFAVELVKIV
- a CDS encoding enoyl-CoA hydratase/isomerase family protein — its product is MEYKNMIIEKDGAVDWVTFNRPDNLNALSREFVRELNHYFGSLETNYDVRVVVLKGAGRAFCAGLDMKDPERPLDSTTNTGMKSQRNFSGIIMRMRRCPQPIIGLLHGYAAGGGFSIALGCDVRIAAEGTKMNCAFIKIGLSGCEMGASYHLPRLVGTSVAAELLMTGRFIDADRALRTGLVSDVVPADQLVAAGKSLADDMIATAPMGLRMTKECFWANVDGNDLNSAIAMEDRNQILAVSNGDVSEGIKSFLEKRKPNYAA
- a CDS encoding tetratricopeptide repeat protein, coding for MESGRLRLGLRASTACVALGLALCIQGANAQPYATGAESFQQGRDLIEGGRPGEAIPFLQQAVQAAPGDPDAHYALAEAYYRSGDLMSALTTLRAAQVRSIDPSFRQNVEAKAQAIETMLAEKRLSSTRLAPTDRTAEPLPLRTPVSGSAPPAANPAATISGSDFDAAGAALQSGDLDTAHILALTGLRTDPRSARGSYLLAEVLVGKKDLAGARKAYGDALSGTNLPASRKDEIEHKLLRLEIAMEPGLDGDPTPSPVTTPDRLSSPVSPARTAQDGTENNAYRSPVNAAAMQAASGNVPGAIDELRRYLAGNPSDASARVALARYLIDSGDSSSALEELGKVIAITPANDTARDMRISILMANGDYGAALADLDAIVVAGRATATTFLNRGVSNQQLGERTLALQDYDQAIAMDPSNTGVFINKASVLMEMRQDQAAIDTLSMAIARDGSSLKAVLYRGMAYFNLGRFVPAAEDFGRALALDPGNSQASMYREKALNAVNERVKAGRPPVAP